The Rubidibacter lacunae KORDI 51-2 genome includes a region encoding these proteins:
- a CDS encoding YbjN domain-containing protein has translation MTTQQALSADSPSAADSATAAELDPETFATHAEAIETVIYSLDQDNSAMVHRNEDGSRLWRFRYGTVEVYVQLTGETDDDLFLAWSKVMDLPANDDPRLLRKLLEMNWSATFETRFGIFNEDIVVLSNRSVADLSPGEIARAIALVASIADEHDESLQAEFGASDRAGS, from the coding sequence ATGACGACCCAGCAAGCTTTGTCGGCAGACTCCCCTTCAGCAGCAGACAGTGCGACGGCTGCCGAACTCGATCCCGAAACCTTTGCCACCCATGCCGAGGCGATCGAAACGGTCATCTACAGTCTGGACCAGGACAACTCAGCGATGGTCCATCGCAACGAGGACGGTTCGAGACTTTGGCGTTTTCGGTACGGGACAGTTGAAGTGTACGTTCAGTTAACCGGCGAAACAGATGACGACCTGTTTCTAGCGTGGTCGAAGGTGATGGATCTACCCGCTAACGACGACCCTCGCCTGCTCCGAAAATTATTGGAGATGAACTGGAGCGCAACCTTCGAGACGCGCTTCGGCATTTTCAACGAAGATATCGTTGTGTTGAGCAACCGCTCTGTTGCCGACCTGTCGCCCGGAGAGATCGCTCGCGCGATCGCTCTAGTTGCCTCGATTGCCGACGAGCACGACGAATCTCTTCAGGCCGAGTTTG
- a CDS encoding tetratricopeptide repeat protein, producing MGLASLGGNQLAADKKSSKQRNKLLPAALIVLAGSAAIAVAALHRSSGPSADKLVVWAQERYHQQDYSAAIATWTQAIELRPDRAATYFDRGVAYAELGDFERALADFDAALDLNPQLVFAYNNRGLVHRQLGQPEAAIVDFTAAIERNVNDVFAYSNRGLIYQELGQMSLALADFDRAIALQPDYAEAYYNRGIALAELGDIDGAVDDFRRAAERFQQRGDTIFFEETVEIIRLLRERFPDKQQLEVSVE from the coding sequence ATGGGATTGGCGAGCCTGGGCGGCAATCAACTGGCCGCAGATAAGAAATCTAGCAAGCAACGCAATAAACTCCTGCCTGCCGCACTGATCGTTTTGGCGGGGTCTGCGGCAATTGCGGTTGCGGCGCTCCACAGGAGTTCGGGACCTTCAGCCGACAAATTAGTCGTTTGGGCTCAGGAGCGTTACCACCAGCAGGATTATTCTGCGGCAATCGCGACCTGGACCCAGGCGATCGAGCTGCGGCCAGATCGCGCGGCGACGTATTTCGATCGCGGTGTTGCCTACGCCGAGTTGGGCGACTTCGAACGCGCCCTCGCCGACTTCGACGCCGCTCTCGACCTCAATCCTCAACTCGTGTTTGCCTATAACAACCGAGGGCTCGTCCACCGCCAACTCGGTCAGCCCGAAGCCGCGATTGTGGACTTCACTGCCGCGATCGAGCGCAATGTCAATGACGTTTTCGCTTACAGCAACCGCGGGCTGATTTATCAAGAACTCGGGCAAATGAGTTTGGCACTTGCGGACTTCGATCGCGCGATCGCCCTACAGCCGGACTACGCTGAGGCTTACTACAATCGCGGGATCGCTCTTGCCGAACTCGGAGATATTGACGGAGCAGTGGACGATTTTCGACGGGCAGCTGAACGCTTTCAGCAGCGCGGCGACACGATTTTCTTCGAGGAAACGGTGGAGATCATTCGATTGCTGCGCGAGAGATTTCCGGACAAGCAGCAACTCGAAGTTTCTGTTGAGTAG
- a CDS encoding RNA polymerase sigma factor, RpoD/SigA family, which translates to MSATEASQIDTAIDNLNPLDAIPQSGETAEGVTLVDANFSNDIGLGRSGSYGKDDDTVGAFFKEMARYPLLKPDEEVELAQSVKQMVDIEQHRLDLCEQLGRIPSKTELAKSLAIAPKALDRCLYRGRKAKHKMIRSNLRLVVSIAKRYLNRGVPFLDLIQEGAIGLNRATEKFDPNKGYKFSTYAYWWIRQAITRTIANDARTIRLPIHIVEKLNKLKKAQRTLKQNLQRNPSEQELADELELTPVQLRQLLQMRRQSLSLNHRVGKGEDTELLELLEDHELRLPEEQMNEAMMSQEVSAVLDEVLTERERDVIAMRYGLTTCQPHTLEEVGTMFNLSRERVRQIQSKAMRKLRRPQVARRLRGWLT; encoded by the coding sequence ATGAGCGCAACTGAAGCGAGCCAAATCGATACTGCAATTGATAACCTTAATCCCCTCGACGCTATCCCCCAGAGTGGTGAGACTGCCGAGGGGGTCACGCTTGTAGATGCAAATTTTTCTAACGATATCGGTTTAGGTCGCTCGGGCAGCTATGGCAAGGACGATGACACTGTCGGCGCGTTTTTTAAAGAGATGGCGCGCTATCCCCTACTGAAGCCGGATGAAGAGGTGGAGCTGGCTCAGAGCGTCAAGCAGATGGTCGATATCGAGCAGCATCGGCTGGACTTGTGCGAGCAGCTCGGCCGCATCCCGAGTAAGACCGAGCTGGCGAAGTCTTTGGCGATCGCTCCGAAGGCACTGGATCGATGCTTGTATCGCGGTCGCAAGGCTAAGCACAAGATGATTCGCTCGAACTTGCGCCTCGTTGTGTCCATCGCCAAGCGCTACCTGAATCGCGGCGTACCGTTTTTGGATCTGATTCAAGAGGGTGCGATCGGCCTCAACCGCGCGACTGAGAAGTTCGATCCCAACAAAGGTTATAAGTTTTCGACCTATGCCTATTGGTGGATTCGCCAAGCCATCACGCGGACGATCGCCAACGACGCGCGGACAATTCGCTTGCCCATTCACATTGTCGAGAAGCTCAATAAGCTCAAAAAAGCTCAGCGGACCCTCAAGCAGAACCTGCAGCGCAACCCCAGCGAGCAAGAACTGGCGGACGAGCTCGAATTGACGCCGGTACAATTGCGCCAACTGCTCCAAATGCGCCGCCAGTCGCTGTCGCTCAACCACCGTGTTGGGAAAGGGGAAGATACCGAACTGCTGGAGTTGCTCGAAGATCACGAGCTGCGCCTCCCAGAAGAGCAGATGAATGAGGCGATGATGAGCCAGGAAGTGTCAGCCGTCCTTGACGAAGTCCTCACCGAGCGCGAGCGTGACGTCATCGCCATGCGCTACGGACTTACTACCTGTCAGCCCCACACGCTCGAAGAAGTAGGCACGATGTTCAACCTCTCACGCGAGCGCGTGCGACAAATCCAAAGCAAAGCCATGCGGAAGCTCCGCCGCCCCCAGGTTGCCCGACGCTTGCGGGGCTGGTTGACTTAG
- the priA gene encoding primosomal protein N': MAEFPGGTSAAAGRGGAAGAAGAGEAEQWVDVLVNCPELQGLLTYRLPPGAQVRPGDVLSVPLRDRLTGGIAVRLSNTLPPELDPQRIRAIDDTIASGFFSPTYWTLLERVAEYYRVPLASAIELALPPGLLRQSQRRVRLRREAVATVDDSDCSEPARAVLALLRSQKDNDYSARYVQQQVKSGRLGMRELQQRGWLESYLEPPQLPRPKQQQAVLWLNDRAELTPRQSEVLEVLRRAGGQMWLSALLRTCCTSTSTVTALARKGCVSVRSQEVLRRDDGPAVPRDRPKDLTPAQARALAAIAAAEGSVEVLLHGVTGSGKTEVYLQAIAPVLAQGKSALVLVPEIGLTPQLLDRFRARFGEQVRTYHSGLSEGERYDTWRQLLVGTPQVAIGTRSAVFVPLPNLGAIVLDEEHDTSFKQTRPAPTYHARTVARWRAEAAGCPLILGSATPALTTWHDSCIVGAEDPARLYLSLPERVQARSFPAVEVVDMTQELERGNRSLFSHALQGAMRTLRDRDRRGILFVPRRCHSTFVSCRSCGHVMMCPQCDVSLSYHFAAAGGASPAVGKSIATGLVSDDFDGMGPERARARLRCHYCNFSQAQPPRCPACESPFLKHFGSGTQRVVREVATLFPHLRCLRFDSDTTRTKGAHRTLLEQFARGEADLLVGTQMLTKGLDLPQVALVAAIAADGLLFRSDFAAAERAFQTLTQVVGRTGRGEEPGRAIVQTYVPEHPVVQAVRDRAYKRFALAELEQRKALRYPPFGQLVLLQLSGVEVAAVAKAAATVAAECDRVNIFNGYEVLGPAPAAVERIARRYRWQVLLKVRDRQALPDLQPLRACCPTDVSLTIDVDPLDFG, translated from the coding sequence ATGGCAGAGTTCCCAGGTGGAACGTCAGCGGCTGCTGGGCGGGGAGGGGCCGCTGGAGCAGCAGGAGCTGGTGAAGCGGAGCAATGGGTGGACGTGTTGGTCAATTGCCCGGAGTTGCAAGGTTTACTGACCTATCGCTTGCCACCAGGCGCGCAGGTTCGACCGGGCGACGTGCTGAGCGTACCCCTGCGCGATCGTCTGACGGGCGGGATTGCCGTGCGCTTGAGTAACACCCTGCCGCCAGAGTTGGACCCGCAGCGCATCCGCGCGATCGACGACACCATTGCTTCGGGTTTTTTCTCGCCGACCTATTGGACGCTATTAGAGCGAGTAGCGGAATACTACCGCGTGCCGCTGGCGAGCGCGATCGAACTTGCGCTGCCACCGGGACTGTTGAGACAGTCGCAACGACGGGTGCGGCTGCGGCGCGAAGCGGTCGCGACGGTGGATGACTCGGACTGTAGCGAGCCAGCGCGGGCGGTGTTGGCACTCTTGCGATCGCAGAAAGACAACGACTACAGCGCGCGCTACGTGCAGCAGCAAGTCAAGAGCGGACGGCTTGGGATGCGGGAGCTCCAACAGCGGGGTTGGTTGGAAAGTTATCTGGAGCCGCCACAACTGCCGCGACCGAAGCAGCAACAGGCCGTGCTGTGGCTGAACGATCGCGCCGAGCTGACGCCCCGACAGAGCGAGGTGCTCGAGGTGTTGCGCCGTGCAGGCGGGCAGATGTGGCTGAGCGCGTTGCTGAGGACTTGCTGCACTAGTACGTCTACAGTGACGGCGCTGGCGCGCAAGGGCTGCGTGTCGGTGCGATCGCAAGAAGTCTTGCGCCGCGACGACGGACCGGCGGTACCGCGAGATCGCCCGAAGGACTTAACACCGGCCCAAGCACGGGCGCTGGCAGCAATCGCGGCTGCCGAGGGATCTGTGGAGGTGTTGCTGCACGGGGTGACTGGCTCCGGGAAAACGGAGGTGTACTTGCAGGCGATCGCGCCGGTATTGGCACAGGGAAAATCGGCACTAGTTTTGGTGCCGGAGATAGGGCTAACGCCGCAGCTGCTCGATCGCTTCCGGGCGCGGTTTGGGGAACAGGTGCGTACCTATCACAGCGGTCTCTCGGAGGGCGAACGCTACGACACATGGCGGCAGCTGCTGGTCGGGACGCCGCAGGTGGCGATCGGGACGCGATCTGCGGTCTTCGTCCCCTTGCCAAACCTGGGGGCGATCGTACTGGACGAGGAGCACGACACCAGCTTCAAACAAACGCGACCGGCTCCCACCTATCACGCACGCACCGTGGCGCGCTGGCGGGCGGAGGCAGCGGGTTGCCCGCTGATTTTGGGATCGGCAACACCAGCACTGACGACTTGGCACGACAGTTGCATTGTTGGGGCAGAGGATCCGGCGCGGCTCTACCTCTCGTTGCCCGAGCGCGTACAAGCGCGATCGTTTCCGGCAGTGGAGGTTGTCGATATGACGCAGGAGCTGGAGCGAGGCAATCGCTCTCTTTTCAGTCACGCGTTACAAGGGGCTATGCGAACGCTGCGCGATCGCGATCGTCGGGGAATTTTGTTCGTACCGCGTCGCTGTCACAGCACATTTGTTTCGTGTCGGAGCTGCGGACACGTAATGATGTGTCCGCAGTGCGACGTATCGCTGTCGTATCACTTCGCAGCTGCTGGGGGAGCGAGTCCGGCTGTTGGAAAGTCGATAGCCACAGGATTGGTGTCAGACGATTTCGATGGTATGGGTCCGGAACGGGCGCGCGCTCGCCTGCGCTGCCATTACTGCAATTTCTCTCAAGCGCAGCCGCCGCGTTGCCCGGCATGCGAGTCGCCGTTTTTGAAGCATTTTGGTAGCGGCACGCAGCGGGTTGTCCGTGAAGTGGCGACGTTATTTCCTCATTTGCGCTGCTTGCGGTTCGATAGCGACACGACGCGGACCAAGGGCGCGCATCGCACATTGCTGGAGCAATTCGCGCGCGGCGAGGCAGACTTGCTGGTCGGGACGCAGATGCTGACCAAGGGGCTAGATTTGCCTCAGGTCGCATTGGTGGCAGCGATCGCGGCAGATGGGTTACTATTCCGCTCGGACTTTGCAGCAGCAGAGCGAGCCTTCCAAACGCTGACACAGGTGGTGGGGCGAACGGGGCGTGGCGAAGAACCGGGTCGAGCAATCGTGCAAACCTACGTGCCCGAGCATCCTGTTGTGCAGGCGGTCCGCGATCGCGCTTACAAGCGGTTTGCTCTGGCGGAACTGGAGCAACGAAAAGCGTTGCGCTATCCGCCCTTCGGGCAGTTAGTGTTGCTGCAACTGAGCGGTGTCGAGGTTGCAGCCGTTGCTAAGGCAGCTGCCACGGTGGCGGCTGAATGCGATCGCGTCAATATCTTCAACGGGTACGAAGTGTTGGGTCCGGCACCGGCAGCAGTGGAGCGCATCGCTCGGCGCTATCGCTGGCAAGTATTGCTGAAGGTGCGCGATCGCCAAGCCTTGCCCGACTTGCAACCATTACGCGCGTGTTGTCCGACAGATGTGAGTTTGACGATCGATGTCGACCCGTTGGATTTTGGTTGA